The genomic interval CGACGGTGCTGGACAGCGCCTACCTGCGCGGCGTGGAACTGCTGAAGAAACGGCGGTACGAGGAGGCGCTGGCCCTGTTGCGGCCTTACGAGGACCGGAACACGGCGTTGGCCTACATGTCCGTGGGGCTGGACCGCGCCGCCGCCCGCATTTTGGGGCGCGAGGAGACGCGCCGTCCGGACGACGCCGAAGTGAAATACATGCTCGCCGTGGTTTCGGCCCGGCTGGGCGACAACGAACGGGCGGTCAGGAGTCTGCTGCGGGCCGCGGAGTTGCAGCCGCGGCTGCGGTTCCGGGGAAATCTCGATCCGGAGCTTTCCGCCCTGATCCGGCGCTACGACCTGTTTAACGATAATACGGTGAATCTATGATACGGATGGCAATGGGAAGGATCGGTCTGCGCGCGTTTGTCGCGGCCGGACTTCTGGGACTTTACGCTTCGGCCTGCTCGCGGGAGAAGCTGCCGGCGGGAGCAGGCGGCGGCCCCCGCCCGGAAGCGGTTTATCTGGACGTGCGGCTGACAGCCGGCGACGCTCCGGCGTCGCGCGCCATGACGGCGGATGCGGAGTCCGCGATCGACATCGGCTCCCTGCGCGTGCTGGTTTTCGACGAACGGGACCGTCTGTCCGACGTGGCCCCCTGCACCATTCACAATGCTTCGTTCGTGACGTTCCGCCTGCGGGGCAGCGTCAATGGGGAGAAATACCGCGTGGTCATGCTGGTCAATGCGGAGAACGCCCCTTCGGTGGCCGAACTGCGGACGAAATGGATCGGAAGACCCTATTCCGAGCTGGCCGAAGCCTGTTTCTTTTTCGACGTGAACGGGGCGTGGGACACCTCCCTCCGCACCTCTATTCCCATGTGGGCCGGGTTCGAACCGATGGTCGTCGAACCGGATATGCCCTTTCCGAAGAACGTGCGGATGATCCGTGCCGTCGCCCGGGCCGATGTCGGCGTGGGGGTGGACGAGAACGGTATGCCGGACCCTGCGGCGCGGATCGCCGAATTCCGGCTGGACAGCGTCCGGCTGTTCGGCAGCAAGCGCCGCGGCTGGGCGATGCCCCGGCCGGATGCCTTCGTCGCGGATCAGGACGCCGCGCTGACCGAGGCGTCGGCTCCCTCGCTCTGGGTGCCGGAGTACGCTTCGAACGGGCTGCTGCCGGGCGGCGGTTACGATGCGAAGGGCGATGTGGGCGGACTGCTCTATGCGGTTCCGCAGCTCGGCGGCGGCTCGGCGGCGCTTTTCCGCGGGATTTACCTGGCCGAGTCGGCCGAGTTCCCGGCGGATTCGGCCTGTCTGGTCCTCAGCGGCCGTTACAAGTCCGATCCCAATGCTTCGTGGAACGACGTCGAAACGACCTATTACCGTGTCGATTTCTGCCGCGACGTTCGGGACGGCGGCGGGCTCGCGCCCGTGCTGCGCAACCACCGCTATCTGTTCAGTGTCAAACGGGTGTCGGGTCCGGGAATGCCTACCGTCGAGGAAGCGCTGAAGTCGGCGTCGGTCAATCTGGAGGTGGACGTCGAGTCGTGGAACGACTTTCCGGAGACGGAGACCGCCGACAGGATCGTGCCGTTGCATCTGGAGCTGAAGGGACTGGATTTCGCCGGGGACGGCTCGGCCGCCTATGCGGGCGATTACGAATCGTTCCGGCGGCAGGACGGGAACGGCGGCGAGAGCCCCTATCTGGACCGGCCGGATGCCGGCGGCGGGTACGACCGCGAGCGTCTGCTGCACAATGTGGCCGTCGCCGCCTACCGGGCCGACGACGGGACGTTCGACGAATTGCTGGCCTTCGATCGTTTCGACCTGACGAACGGGCGGAACGACCTTTACATCGGGATAAGCCGCAGACCCTATGCCCGGCGGCTGGTCGTGCTGGCTAATTTCGCTCTGGGCACGGCCGCCGGATTGGAAAAGGCGCTCTCGGTCACCACGCTGTCGGATTTCTCCTCCTGGTCGGGATTCCGGCAGGTGTGCGTGCCTTCGGGCGGGCAGCTTTTATGGAACGACCTGCCGTTCAGCGGGATCAGCCGGACGATCGCACCGGAGGAGCTTCGGGAAGGAGCCGTCGCCTCGGTCGATGTGGGGCTGCTCGCCGCCGTCGCGCGGCTGGACGTGGGGATCAATTATGCCGATATCTCCGTCGGGAAGGACGGCGCGGGACAGCCTGCGGGTGCTCCCGGGGTGACCTATCCGTTCTATCTGCGGGGCGTCTATGTCGTGAATTACCGTTCGCACTTCTCCCTGACGCCCGATTTCGGGGCGGCGGACGAACTTGCGGCAGGGACGGTGAAGGACCCTTCGCCTGCGGGTGCGCCGGTCGAAGCCGCCGTTCCGGCCGACATGTTGCGGTATCCGCTCGCCTATCCCGCCGCATCGGCCGACGCCGGACTGAAACACGTGCTGCTGCGGCAGATTTACCTGCCCGAGACGGCCGCGGGATCGCAGACCGTGCTCATCGTGAAGGGCGGGCCCGATGCGTCGGACGACCGGAACGACACCTATTACAAGGTGGTGCTGGACAAGGAGTTGCTGCGGAATCACCGCTACGTGTTGAATCTCAATAATATAACGGCTCCGGGGGCTGCCACGCCCGAGGCTGCGCTGAACGGTTCGCCCGCCGAGGCGGTGTTCACGCTGCTCACGTGGGAAAACCGGGTGGTCGATCTGCCCAACGTCGGGCAATACGTGCTGAGCGTGCGGGAGCAGTATCGGAACGACGTCGTGCACACCTGCGCGGCGGGGGACGTGATCCGCGTGATTACGACCTATCCGACCTGGCATCTGCTCGACGCGACGGACCGGGTGGTTTCGTCCGGCAGCCGGGGAACATCGTATTTGACGGCTCCTGCGAAGGGAAGCTACCGGATCAAGGCCGGAAGTCTCTATTGGAGCCTTACCGTAAAATAGAATCACTCCATGAAACGATTGAATCAGTTGTTGCGAATCCTTTTGCCGTCGGGCGTGCTTGCGCTCTGCGCGGCAGGATGTACGACCGACGGGGTCGATGACTCCCGCTCCGGACGTCCCGGGGCCGTGGAACTGGTGCTCGGAGTCTCCGTTTCGGGCGACAAGGCGCTTTCGCGGGCCATGACCGCGGGGCAGGAGAGCGAGGTGGCGGAACTGACCGCGCTGGTTTTCGGTGCCGATGACGACGGGTATCGCTACACGGCGAAAACCCAGGTGAAAGGCCCCGGCGAATACCGCATCCTGCTGGAACGTCCGGTCGGATCGGGCAAGGAGCGGTTGTATCTGGTGCTGCTGGCCAATTTGGACGAGGAGACGCGGAAGCTGTTGCCCTCTTCTTCCGATGTAGGCGTGTCGGGCGGGACGCTGCTCGAGCGGATCGTATCCGTCTGCGAGGACCGGTGGCCCGCGCAGAACGCGCAGGGCGAGGAGCTGCGCCCGATTCCCATGTGGGCGCAGTCCGGGGCCTTCGAGATCGACCGGGATACGGAGGAGGCCGACGTGAAGCTCGCTCCCGTCTCCCTGCTGCGTGCGCTGGCGCGTCTCGACCTGAAGATCGACGATACGGCGCTCGACGGGAGCGGCATGACGTTCACGCCGACCGCCTTCTTCGTCTGCAATGCCCGGACCTCGGGCCGCGTGTCGCCCGACCCGGCGGTGTTCGACGCATCGGGCAGGCGGGTCACGGCGCCTACGGTTCCGTCCGGCAGCGCGTCCGGCCGGTTCGCCTATGCCTTTCCGGAAGGTTCGGGGGAGCTCGTGCGGACGATTTACCTCTTCGAAGCCCCTGCCGACGATCCGGTGTACGGGATTCTCGAAGGCGTGTTCTCCGCGCCGACCCTTCCGGATCCGGTTCCGTGCTACTATTATGTCGGGTTTCGCGGCAAGGACGACGCGGATACGTCTCCCGTGCTGCGCAACCACCGCTATACGCTCGTCGTACCCGTGAAGGGACCCGGTGCGGTGTCGGAGGAGGATGCGTTGAAGGGAACGCCCGTGGAGGACGTCGCGCTTTCGGCCGTTCCCTGGACCGAAGACTACACCGATGACGATTCGTCGATGGATCTCAAGGACCGGAAGGTTCCTGTCGTGCTCCGTCTGAAGGTGCAGTCCCCTTCGGTCGTCCCGGTGAAGACCCGGGCGGCCGACGCCGCCTCCGCGGGGATGCACGTCTCGGTACTGCAATATTTTTCGGACGGGCAGGACTGGGTGCTGCGGGCCGTGACGTCTTCCCTGCTGGCCGTGTACGATCCGGCGAAGGACGAGTATGTGTGCAGGACCGAACTGATTCGCTCCGATTCCGAACGCGAACAGCGGATCGCGGTCTTTGCGGCGGATGCGAACTCGGACCCGCAGTCCGAGTCCGTCGATGGGGCGAATCCCCAGACGCATCCGTCGATCGGCCGGCTGTTCGAAGCGTACAGCGTCGGCAGCACGGTTTCCGAGGGAACCTATACCTCGTCGGGAATTTCGGCGGCCCGTTCCCATCTGACCGAGGGCGATACGATCGGCGTGAACATGGTGCGGGCTCTGGCGCGCATCGACTTCGGGGTGGGCATGGAGACCGACCCGGCGAAGAATCCGGATTATACGACCGCGACGGGAAAGATCGCCTCGGGTTCGTTCGAGGTGACGAGCGTGTCGCTTTACAATGCCTATAGCCGTTCGGCGCTCTTCCCCGAACTGGGGCATGCCGCGGCGATCGAGGAGTTCCGCAAGGGTCGTGTGTCGCGGCCTGCGCAGCCGGCGTGGAGAAAGAGCAAGCCCGGCTATTTCCTCCGGCAGCCCGTTCCCTTCTCCTATGCCGACAACCTGTCGCTCGGGAACCATGTCGGGGAGTCGCCTCTCGTGGCCTACGGCGATCCGGCTCCGATCGGGGCGGATTCGGTCTGCGAATCGTATCTGATCGTCGAGGGCCGGTACACGGAGGCCAATCTGGACGGGACCTCCACGAATTACCGCAAATCCTATTACCGGATCGACTTCGTGTGCGACGGGAAGCCAGTGCCGCTGTTGCGCAACCATCGCTATATCGTCAATGTCGTCGCCGTGAGCGGTCCGGGAGCCGCCCGGCCGGAGGACGCCACCTCCGAGAACCTGACGGCCGAGATCACGGTCGATGACCAGAATTCGGCCATGGACATCGTCACCGACGGACACTATTATCTGGGTCTGAATCCGCGTATGCTCTTTTTCAACGGGTTGGGTTATCCGACCGAGACCCAGTACGAGGGCGACCTTTCGACCGATGCTCCGGCATGGACCGCGGCGCTTTCGGAGGACTATCCGAAGAACTGGAGCTCGAAGTACGTACTTGTCGATCCTTCGGGTGGGGCCGGAAAGAATCGGCGGTTCGTCCGGGTGAACGACGGTACGCAGGACGGCCGGCTGCCCGAGCTCGTGTCGGATGCGCGTCATGCGACGGTCCGGGTGACGGCCGGCAACCTCGCGGATTCGCTGACGATCATCCAGTCGCCTGTGACGGCCGAGGATTTCCGTTTGTACGTCGAACCGGCGTCGTGCGCTTGCTACGAAACGGAAGTACCCGTGCGGGCCTATATCGACTCCCGGTTCGCTTCGATGGCATGGAGTGCCGGGAGCTTCTGGCCTTCGGGAAGCGCCGTTCCGGGGCATTCGTATTATCTCGGCGAGACGTCGGGCGTGTTCGACGGCGGCATTCAGGGCAGCGGTCCGCAGCAGGGGAAGGCGTTCCGCGAAGTGAAGGGGCGGTTCAACACGTATAATAATACGGCGAACGACATCGTGGTCGGTGCGAAATTTTCCCTGACCGGATACACCCATGCCGCCGTATCGGGTTCCGCACTGGTTACGCAGCATGCGGCGGAGAAGACGCCGCTGCGTGTGAAGGTCACCTACCGGGTGCGTTATACTGCGGTGAATCCATCGACGGGTACGTCTTATTACGGTTCCGAGACGAACGGTTCTTCGGCGATCTATTCGGTCGCATCCGGTTCGGCGACGCAGACGATCGAATTTCCGAACGAGCCCGATCTGGTTTATTATTCGGATGTTAACAGATGGGGTAATAATTTCACACGGGGTGCGGTGATTCAGCTCGCACCCGACTGCGAAATTCCGGAGGCGGATATTTCGATGACGTCGGGTGCCGGTGCGGTTTCGGCTTACGCATTCAGTGCCTATACGGATTTAGGTCAGTTTCTGTCCAGCGATAAGTTCATGTTCGTCCCTTCCGGGGTCACCGAGAACAAGACGATCACCAAGAGCCAAAGCAACTGGTATTACTTGCTGGTTCCGGAGATGACCTACCTGAAGGCCGATGCGAGCGCTACGGTCACCGTTTCCACGAAGTGCGGCCAGTCGCTCAAACTGGTGTTTTCCCGCAAGAAGGCCGTCCCGGCGCTGGAGGCCGTGCCTGCGGAGTTCACCGTTCCCAATACGAAGGGGTCGGACCGGATCGCGGTCCGGGTCTCGCCCAAACACATGGGCTGGACGGTGTCGAGCGATGCGTCGTGGCTTACCGCAACGCCCGCCAAAGGGTATTACAGCCCAGACCCGTGGAGCGTGCAGATCAATTATGAGGCCAATACCGGAGGCGACCGGACCGGGCATCTCACGTTCAGACACCAGGACGGAACGGTCTCCAAAATCGTCACCGTACATCAGACTACGGGTGTCCAGTCGCTGTCGGTTTCCCCCGCATCGCTGTCGTTCGTCCCGAAGGGCGGTTCGCAGCAGATCCAGGTGACGACCGAGAACGGCGGCGGCTGGAAGGTGCAGTCGAAGCCCGATTGGATCACCCTGACGCCGGCGGGCGGCTCCGGCGGCAAGGTGACGGTCGCGTGTGCGAAAAATTCGCTCAAAAACGACGATCCTTCGGCTGTCCGGAAGGGAGAGATCGTGCTCGTGCATACGAAGAATGCGAAAATCGTCCGCAAGATCGCCGTTTCGCAGCCTCATTATTATTTCAAGGTCGAAGGTCAGATTCCGGCTTGGGTCTCGGCCGACGGCGGTTCCTATGCGTTTACGATCACGACCCGCGGAACGACATGGAGTCAGACGGCGACTTCCGGCGGCTGGCTTTCCGATCTTTCGCCCTCGAAAGGCGGCGACGAGACGAGCAGTCTGGTGCGTACGTCCGTTACGTACAAGGTGCAGCCGAACCGCGGCTCGGCCGACGAGTTTTCGGCCCCGCATCGGCAGGGATACTACAATATCACGTGGCCCGGCCTTTATGTGATTTCCTATTACGTGGACCAGTATGCCTGGACGGGCGATCCCGGCATCATGATCATGTCGCCGGTCTATCCGACGCAGGCCAACACCTGCCCGCCGGGCTACCGTATGCCCCGTTACGGAGGCCCCCGGACCTACGATTACACCGAGCGGCTGAAGAACGGCCTGATCGTCGCCGGACTGGATACCTATCCCGGATACTGCCGGTTCTACACCTATCCGGAGACCGACGAACATTCGAAATGGTACAATAACATGAAGCCCGTATGGTTTCAGCCCATGGGCGAGTACAGCAGCTATCCCTATTTCCTGGTGGGCGTGAAGGCCCGTTACGGGGATTCGTGGACGATACCCGATACCTTTGGAGGTATCAATGCTCCCAGCGAGAGCGGCTTATTCTATCCGTGGCACACGCTGATGGCTTTCCGGGTCTGTCTGAAAAAATCGGTATGGGGAAACTGAAATGCAGCGTATGAATATGAAACGGTTTGTCAAATACATGCTCGGAGCCGCGGCGGCGGTCATCGCCGCCGCCGCGCTCGCCGTAGCCGTCGTTACGGTCGGTTTCTACGGGGGATCTTCCGGCGGATCCGAAGAGCGGGCGTCGCGGCCGGATTCCGCGGCGCCGTATGCGGGGCCCCGCATTCCGGACGTGATGGCCGATCCCGCCGAGCGGGCGTCGTGGTTCGTCGAACGGTTCTGGGACGGATTCGATTTCCGCGATACGACGCAGTTGCGGCCGGAACGGCTCGATCCGGCCTTCGGGGAGTTCGCTTCGGCGGCCCTTTACGCCGATCCGGCGGTGCGCGACGCGAGCCTCCGGCGGATGCTGGACAGCGCGGCCCGGGGCGGGGAGGCGGCGTTGGAGCGGTTCGCCTCGCTCGCCGAGGAGTATTTCGGTTCGCGGGACCGGTCCACGCGTTCGGAGGATGCGCTGATCTGCGCGATGGAAAAGCTGCTGGCGATGCCCGGCACGGATTCGCCGCTGCGGGACCGTTACAGGTTTCTGCTGGAGATGGCGCTGCGCAACCGTCCCGGGACTCTGGCCGCCGATATTCTCTTTACGGACAGGCGGGGTGTCGAACGGCGGCTTTCGTCCGTGCGGGCGGAGTACACGGTGTTGCTCTTCTACGATCCGGCCTGCGAGAGCTGCCGGGCCGTGGAACGCTGGATCGCCGGGTCGCCCGTGTACGGTGACTGCATCGACCGGGGGCGGCTGAAGGTCGTGGCGATCTACGCCGGAGACGACCGCCGGACGTGGCTCGACGGGCTCGGGGAGCTGCCCCGGTCGTGGATCGCGGGATACGACCCGCAACTGCGGATCGTGCGGTCGTTGTCCTACGACACGGGCGGCGTGCCGCTGCTCTACCTGCTCGACCGCGACAAGCGGGTGGTGCTCAAGGAGCCGCGGGTGGACGAACTGGAGATGTGGTTGCAACGGAATGCGGTGAAATGATACGGACGATTCTGCTTTTTCTGGCGGCTTTGCCGCTGGTCTCCTGCATCGGGGAGGATGCCGGCGATTCCGCGCCGGAGGGTCCGGCCCGGACGGTGCTGGTGTGGCTCGGGGGCGATAACGACCTGACGGGGGAGGTCGCGCAGAAGATCGAGGCGCTGCGTCGCGGATGGCGCCCGACGGGCGGCGCATGCCTGATCTATGCGGATTCGAGACGCGACGGCGCACGTCTGCTGCGCCTGCGGGGCGGCTGTGCGGCGGCGCCCGAGCCCTATGTCGAGACGGTCGCGGAATACGGTCCGGAAAACTCGGCTTCGGCGGAGGTTTTCGGGCGGGTTTTACGGGATGTGACGGCGGCGTATCCGGCCGATGGTTATGGATTGGTCTTTTTTTCTCATGGGAGCGGCTGGCTCCCGGCCGGAACGCTCCGCAATGCCGCAGGGGAGGCGGGATCTGCCTCTGCCTCCCCGGCATCCCGTTCTCTGGGACGCGACGACAGCGTGCCCGAAGGTGGCTCCGCGGAGATGGAACTCGCGGATTTCGCCGGGGCGATTCCGGACGGCGCACTGGATTTCATCCTCTTCGAGTCGTGCTTTTCGGCGGGCGTGGAGGTCGCCTATGCGCTGCGGCACAAGGCCCGCTACCTGCTGGTCTCGTCGGCCGAGATGCTCTCGCCGGGATTCGCTCCGGTCTATCCGACGGCCCTGCCGCTGCTTTTCGATGCGTCGCGTCCGACGGCCGATGCCCTCGCGGCTTTCGGCCGCGCCTACATGGATTACATAAACACGCTCGACGGCGCTTTCCGCTCTGCGACGCTGAGCCTTGTCGATACGTCATACATGGATGTCCTCGCTGCCCGGATACGGGAATTGCTCGGCAACTCTTCTCATAGGGCTGACATTTCAATCGGGTTGCAGCATTTCGACCGCCCGGGCAGCTACGGGGACATTCCCGCCGTACCGCGTTTCTTCGACTTCGGCCAGTGGGCCGGACGGATCGCGGGAGATGAAGTGAACGCCGTTTTCGGGGAGCAGATGAAACGCACGGTGATATGGGAGGAGAGTACGGAGCGTTTCCTGCCCTCGCAAAACGGTTTTGAAATCCGCTGCCATTCGGGCCTCACGGTCTATGTAGAGCAGCCGGAGCTTGTGAAACTCAACGAATATTACCGCCGGACGGCCTGGTACGGGGCCGTGTGGGGCGGCAACTGATATGGAACGTTACGCTTTGTTTTGGAGTGCGCCGGGATATTGGCCGGCGATGTGTCTGGCGGCGGCGTGCGTCGCGGTCTGCTGGTTCGGAATCAGGTCGTTTGTCATCCGGCGGAAACGCCGCAGGATGGAGGATTACCGGCAATTCGTGACCGACACCTATTGCCGGCGCGGAGAGCGGGTCCCGGCCCTTATCCTGCGCTATTACCGCCGGGAGATCGAAGCGTATAACGAGGCGCGGCGGGGGCTGCCGTTCCGCCTTCTCTGGCGGGAGGAGCCCGACGGGGAGGAGTTCCCGTCCCCTGCGCCGGAACGGTCCGCCGCGGTTCCGCCGGAGAGCGGGGAGCGCGGGCCGGGAGCGGCGCGGGGGACGCCGGGAAAGGGTCGTAAAATCCGATAGCTCTTAGCTCTTCCGTTCGGATCCGGCCCGGGCAGGGCGGCGGATGCGGCGCGGAGGGGCGACAGTTTAACCTTAATAAAATTTCAGATGAACAAGAGAGAATTAGTGAAGGCCGTGGCCGCCGAGAGCGGATTCACCGGCGTCGAAGCCGCCAGGGCGGCGAATGCAATGCTTCGGGTCATCGCGCAGAGCCTGCAACGGGGCGAACGAGTCTCCGTACCCGGTTTCGGAGCCTTTTCGGTCCGCGACCGGAAGGGACGCACGGGACATAACCCCGCGACGGGCAAGGCGATCCGGATCGAGGCCAAACGGGTCGTGAAGTTCAAGCCCGGCAAGGCATTGCAGTTCGATGCGGCGCCTTCGGGCGCATCGAAATCCGTCCGGAAAGGCGTCCGCCGCTGATCGGAATCCATTTTACTAACCGGGCGCCCGTCTCCGGCTCCGGCCGGGATCAGCGGCGGGACGCCGAAAATCTTACGGAAAAATATGAAAAACGCATTTGTCCGCGGCGCATTGGCCGCAACCCTGACGCTCGTCTCGGCGGGTGTCATGGCGCAGGAGAACGGTAACCGCGACGAGCGGGGAGGGATCGTGCGCGGTCCCTACGAGACCAACCGTTTTTTCGACAACATCTTCATCGGGATCGCCGGCGGCGTGAACGTCTATCACGGCGAGAACGATTCGCACGGCGGATTCGGGAAACGGCTCGCTCCGGCGCTGGACCTCAACGTCGGCAAGTGGATCACGCCGGCCGTAGGCGTGCGCATCGGCTATTCGGGGCTGAATGCCAAGGGATGGACCTTCGGACAGACGGCCTACGCGAAGTCCCCCGTCGGGGAAGGATTCTATCGGGAGAAGTTCGGCGTGTCGTATCTGCACGGGGATTTCATGTGGAATCTTTCGGACGCCGTGAGCGGATACAAGCAGACGAGGACGTGGAATTTCGTGCCCTTCCTCGGGGCCGGGTGGGCCCGGTCGTACGGCAACGGGACGTATAAGAACGAGTTCGCCCTGAGTGCGGGCCTGCTCAACGACATCCGGCTGTGCGACCTGTTGGACCTGACGCTCGAAATGCGCCACCTGTTCGTGAACCAGCGGTTCGACGGGGTGGCCCGCGGCGGCCGCGGCGAGGGAATGACCTCGGTGACGGTCGGACTGTCGTTCAAACTGAACCGGCGCGGGTTCCGCCGGGTGAAGCCCGTCGCGGCGCCCGACTATACGCCCTATCTGACCCGTATCGACGCGTTGGAGAATG from Alistipes dispar carries:
- a CDS encoding HU family DNA-binding protein, with translation MNKRELVKAVAAESGFTGVEAARAANAMLRVIAQSLQRGERVSVPGFGAFSVRDRKGRTGHNPATGKAIRIEAKRVVKFKPGKALQFDAAPSGASKSVRKGVRR
- a CDS encoding DUF5106 domain-containing protein gives rise to the protein MKRFVKYMLGAAAAVIAAAALAVAVVTVGFYGGSSGGSEERASRPDSAAPYAGPRIPDVMADPAERASWFVERFWDGFDFRDTTQLRPERLDPAFGEFASAALYADPAVRDASLRRMLDSAARGGEAALERFASLAEEYFGSRDRSTRSEDALICAMEKLLAMPGTDSPLRDRYRFLLEMALRNRPGTLAADILFTDRRGVERRLSSVRAEYTVLLFYDPACESCRAVERWIAGSPVYGDCIDRGRLKVVAIYAGDDRRTWLDGLGELPRSWIAGYDPQLRIVRSLSYDTGGVPLLYLLDRDKRVVLKEPRVDELEMWLQRNAVK
- a CDS encoding clostripain-related cysteine peptidase, whose protein sequence is MIRTILLFLAALPLVSCIGEDAGDSAPEGPARTVLVWLGGDNDLTGEVAQKIEALRRGWRPTGGACLIYADSRRDGARLLRLRGGCAAAPEPYVETVAEYGPENSASAEVFGRVLRDVTAAYPADGYGLVFFSHGSGWLPAGTLRNAAGEAGSASASPASRSLGRDDSVPEGGSAEMELADFAGAIPDGALDFILFESCFSAGVEVAYALRHKARYLLVSSAEMLSPGFAPVYPTALPLLFDASRPTADALAAFGRAYMDYINTLDGAFRSATLSLVDTSYMDVLAARIRELLGNSSHRADISIGLQHFDRPGSYGDIPAVPRFFDFGQWAGRIAGDEVNAVFGEQMKRTVIWEESTERFLPSQNGFEIRCHSGLTVYVEQPELVKLNEYYRRTAWYGAVWGGN
- a CDS encoding OmpA family protein, translating into MKNAFVRGALAATLTLVSAGVMAQENGNRDERGGIVRGPYETNRFFDNIFIGIAGGVNVYHGENDSHGGFGKRLAPALDLNVGKWITPAVGVRIGYSGLNAKGWTFGQTAYAKSPVGEGFYREKFGVSYLHGDFMWNLSDAVSGYKQTRTWNFVPFLGAGWARSYGNGTYKNEFALSAGLLNDIRLCDLLDLTLEMRHLFVNQRFDGVARGGRGEGMTSVTVGLSFKLNRRGFRRVKPVAAPDYTPYLTRIDALENARNILEAEKKTLADENARLREREPETVQVASVSATPVALFFRIGQATLDKKELANLDFYVKNALEADREKVFTLCGSADKATGTAAGNQRLSEKRMEYVYKLLVEKYGVAKERLRKVAEGDRNNLFADPELNRAVIIR
- a CDS encoding BACON domain-containing protein produces the protein MKRLNQLLRILLPSGVLALCAAGCTTDGVDDSRSGRPGAVELVLGVSVSGDKALSRAMTAGQESEVAELTALVFGADDDGYRYTAKTQVKGPGEYRILLERPVGSGKERLYLVLLANLDEETRKLLPSSSDVGVSGGTLLERIVSVCEDRWPAQNAQGEELRPIPMWAQSGAFEIDRDTEEADVKLAPVSLLRALARLDLKIDDTALDGSGMTFTPTAFFVCNARTSGRVSPDPAVFDASGRRVTAPTVPSGSASGRFAYAFPEGSGELVRTIYLFEAPADDPVYGILEGVFSAPTLPDPVPCYYYVGFRGKDDADTSPVLRNHRYTLVVPVKGPGAVSEEDALKGTPVEDVALSAVPWTEDYTDDDSSMDLKDRKVPVVLRLKVQSPSVVPVKTRAADAASAGMHVSVLQYFSDGQDWVLRAVTSSLLAVYDPAKDEYVCRTELIRSDSEREQRIAVFAADANSDPQSESVDGANPQTHPSIGRLFEAYSVGSTVSEGTYTSSGISAARSHLTEGDTIGVNMVRALARIDFGVGMETDPAKNPDYTTATGKIASGSFEVTSVSLYNAYSRSALFPELGHAAAIEEFRKGRVSRPAQPAWRKSKPGYFLRQPVPFSYADNLSLGNHVGESPLVAYGDPAPIGADSVCESYLIVEGRYTEANLDGTSTNYRKSYYRIDFVCDGKPVPLLRNHRYIVNVVAVSGPGAARPEDATSENLTAEITVDDQNSAMDIVTDGHYYLGLNPRMLFFNGLGYPTETQYEGDLSTDAPAWTAALSEDYPKNWSSKYVLVDPSGGAGKNRRFVRVNDGTQDGRLPELVSDARHATVRVTAGNLADSLTIIQSPVTAEDFRLYVEPASCACYETEVPVRAYIDSRFASMAWSAGSFWPSGSAVPGHSYYLGETSGVFDGGIQGSGPQQGKAFREVKGRFNTYNNTANDIVVGAKFSLTGYTHAAVSGSALVTQHAAEKTPLRVKVTYRVRYTAVNPSTGTSYYGSETNGSSAIYSVASGSATQTIEFPNEPDLVYYSDVNRWGNNFTRGAVIQLAPDCEIPEADISMTSGAGAVSAYAFSAYTDLGQFLSSDKFMFVPSGVTENKTITKSQSNWYYLLVPEMTYLKADASATVTVSTKCGQSLKLVFSRKKAVPALEAVPAEFTVPNTKGSDRIAVRVSPKHMGWTVSSDASWLTATPAKGYYSPDPWSVQINYEANTGGDRTGHLTFRHQDGTVSKIVTVHQTTGVQSLSVSPASLSFVPKGGSQQIQVTTENGGGWKVQSKPDWITLTPAGGSGGKVTVACAKNSLKNDDPSAVRKGEIVLVHTKNAKIVRKIAVSQPHYYFKVEGQIPAWVSADGGSYAFTITTRGTTWSQTATSGGWLSDLSPSKGGDETSSLVRTSVTYKVQPNRGSADEFSAPHRQGYYNITWPGLYVISYYVDQYAWTGDPGIMIMSPVYPTQANTCPPGYRMPRYGGPRTYDYTERLKNGLIVAGLDTYPGYCRFYTYPETDEHSKWYNNMKPVWFQPMGEYSSYPYFLVGVKARYGDSWTIPDTFGGINAPSESGLFYPWHTLMAFRVCLKKSVWGN